From Miscanthus floridulus cultivar M001 chromosome 15, ASM1932011v1, whole genome shotgun sequence, the proteins below share one genomic window:
- the LOC136509038 gene encoding uncharacterized protein, with translation MDTPYEEPPLPARSGGTSSASLRTPAGSSQPMTGATSVVRTPPHHSARKDPATEYDEDDDDDDDDPPGFRGQHDQWDDWPQDEIGMSQLGGALLGTQGASQGTSRTHCRRVHTDVGYTPNVLPTNPKRQRRPRDPYTPGS, from the exons atggacactccttatgaggaaccgccactcccagcgcggtcgggtggcacgtcttcagcctctttgaggacaccagccggctcttctcagccgatgacaggtgccacttccgtggtgcgtacaccaccacatcatagcgctaggaaggaccctgcaaccgagtacgacgaggacgacgatgacgacgacgacgaccccccgggcttccgcggacagcacgaccagtgggacgattggccgcaggacgagatcggcatgtctcagctaggtggtgccctgcttggcacccaaggagcctcacag ggtacgagccgtacgcactgtCGACGCgtccataccgacgttggctacactcccaatgtgttgccaacaaatccgaagagacagagacgtccgagggatccttacactcctgggtcttaa